The Rhipicephalus sanguineus isolate Rsan-2018 chromosome 7, BIME_Rsan_1.4, whole genome shotgun sequence genome includes a window with the following:
- the LOC119399134 gene encoding uncharacterized protein LOC119399134 — MDRSHYAGRCWASKDAAGAGVVAPSQAHLADNVCPDTRGARLPTTPPSRLSAATDIGGHASICTSRQGHRRPRHQLHRPPPTSAAKQAPAQAANNIGGHATSCTGRHQHRRPRKHLHRPPTTSAAMPPAAPAATDIGGQASTCSGRQQHRRPRHQLHRPPPTSAAMPPAAPAATDIGGQASTCSGRQQHRRPRHQLHRPPPTSAATPPAAPAATDIGGQASTCSGRQQHRRPRHQLHRPPPTSAAKQAPAPAANNIGGHATGCAGRHRHRRPSKHLHRPPTTSAATPPAAPAATDIGGQASTCTSRH; from the exons ATGGACAG GTCGCACTACGCTGGGCGTTGCTGGGCGAGTAAGGACGCCGCAGGGGCCGGGGTGGTGGCACCCAGCCAAGCGCACCTGGCGGACAACGTCTGCCCAGACACCAGAGGTGCGCGTCTGCCCACCACCCCACCGTCCCGGCTATCGGCCGCCACCGACATCGGCGGCCATGCCAGCATCTGCACCAGCCGCCAAGGACATCGGCGGCCACGCCACCAGCTGCACCGGCCGCCACCAACATCGGCGGCCAAGCAAGCACCTGCACAGGCCGCCAACAACATCGGCGGCCATGCCACCAGCTGCACCGGCCGCCACCAACATCGGCGGCCAAGAAAGCACCTGCACAGGCCGCCAACAACATCGGCGGCCATGCCACCAGCTGCACCGGCCGCCACCGACATCGGCGGCCAAGCAAGCACCTGCTCCGGCCGCCAACAACATCGGCGGCCACGCCACCAGCTGCACCGGCCGCCACCGACATCGGCGGCCATGCCACCAGCTGCACCGGCCGCCACCGACATCGGCGGCCAAGCAAGCACCTGCTCCGGCCGCCAACAACATCGGCGGCCACGCCACCAGCTGCACCGGCCGCCACCGACATCGGCGGCCACGCCACCAGCTGCACCGGCCGCCACCGACATCGGCGGCCAAGCAAGCACCTGCTCCGGCCGCCAACAACATCGGCGGCCACGCCACCAGCTGCACCGGCCGCCACCGACATCGGCGGCCAAGCAAGCACCTGCTCCGGCCGCCAACAACATCGGCGGCCACGCCACCGGCTGCGCCGGCCGCCACCGACATCGGCGGCCAAGCAAGCACCTGCACCGGCCGCCAACAACATCGGCGGCCACGCCACCGGCTGCGCCGGCCGCCACCGACATCGGCGGCCAAGCAAGCACCTGCACCAGCCGCCATTAA